The region TGTTGCTGTTTGGCCCGCCCGGCCTGGGCAAAACCACCCTGAGCCACATCATTGCCGCCGAGCTGGGCGTGAACCTGCGCCAGACCAGCGGCCCGGTGCTGGAAAAGCCCAAGGACTTGGCGGCGCTGCTGACCAATTTGGAAAAAAACGATGTGCTGTTCATCGACGAGATCCACCGCCTTTCTCCCGTGGTGGAAGAAATCCTGTACCCGGCGCTGGAAGACTACAAAATCGACATCATGATCGGCGAAGGCCCGGCGGCGCGCAGCATCAAGCTCGATTTGCAGCCTTTCACCCTGGTCGGGGCCACCACCCGCGCCGGTATGCTGACCAACCCGCTGCGGGATCGCTTTGGCATCGTGGCGCGGCTGGAGTTTTACACGCCCGAGGAGCTGGCGCGTATTGTGAAACGCAGCGCAGGCCTGCTGAATGTGCCGACCAATGAACAAGGCGGCTTTGAAATTGCCCGCCGCTCGCGCGGCACGCCGCGCATAGCCAACCGTCTGCTGCGCCGGGTGCGCGACTATGCCGACGTGAAAGGCAGCGGCGAGATCACGCTGGACGTCGCCAACCGCGCCTTGCAGATGCTGGATGTGGACCCGCAAGGCTTCGATTTGATGGACCGCAAGCTGCTCGAAGCCGTGATCCACCGCTTTGACGGCGGCCCGGTCGGGCTGGACAACATTGCCGCCAGCATTGGCGAAGAGCGCGAAACCATTGAAGATGTGATCGAGCCGTATCTGATCCAGCAAGGCTACCTGCAACGCACCCCGCGCGGGCGCATTGCCACCCTGGCGGCGTACCGGCATCTGGGCGTGACACCGCCAGCCAATCAGGCGGCTGTTGATCTGTTTGGGGTTTGACGCATACAAAGGCGCACAAACGCATGACCAACACCGCATGGCATGTATTCCGAACCCATCGGAGCTGGAAACTGGCCATTGCCTTCATTCGAGTTGGTGGGACTGAGTTGTTGGATTGTTTTAATGAAAAATAAGGCTGTAGTGCTTATTCAATAAGCGTAAGAAGCTATAAATTTAGAAGCGTTTGGCGCCAGGTTTTGTGGCCATGATTTCAATAACTACAGCACACGCTAGGCACAAACCGAGCCGGTTGTATCTATAAGCTTGACACTGCAAGAGTCGGGGCGTAGAGTGACCAATCAGCAAATCCAAACACAGTTTCAGTGGGCGTAAAAGCTCGAAAAGCAACCGTTTTACCGCTTTGTTTAAGCGAGTGTTCAGATTTTTATCGGCTATCACAACTCTGAAGGAGTCTCATCATGTCTATGTCAGTGTCAATGGGCCTGCCGGGCATTGTCAGATCCACATCCTCATCCTTACAAACCAAGTCGCCTAGCCAAGACCAACAGACGCAGTCAAACACTGCGCCACAGTTCGGTCTAGATACCGCGAGTGCAGTCGCGCAAGCGCAAAAAATTGTGGACGATGCGATGGCCGGGATCATGCTGGCTAGACAAAATGCCACACCGTATGTCTCCTTGTCGTCCCGCTCGACGGTCAGTTTGGACCGGACTTCGCAGACCGATATCCGTACGTCGCAATCGCTTCAGAATGATCTGCAACAAATGAGAGAGATGTTGGGCGCTCTATCCAACCAGGGGTCAACCCAAACCGAGAGTGGTTCAGCGCAGCAGTCGGTGAGTGCGGCACAGGTGGTCACTTCGACTGGTTCGGCCGCCCAGATCAATACGAACGGTGATTCTTCATCCCAAACCCAAGCGACCGCAACGACGGCGAACACCAACACGTCAAAATTGGGATTGCAGGCGATCAGTTCATATTCACAAATGGCAAGGCTGAGCCGGGCCAGTGCCGCAGGCAGCACTACGGGCGTGTCGGAGCAAACGCAAGGGGCGCAATCATTGCAGCAACTTGGGACAACGGCGCTGGCGGGGGCCAACCAGTCAACTCAACAAGTCCTGTCCTTGTTTCGTTGACGCTGGGCAGGCCGGGTTGATGGTCTGAATCATCGTCAGCGTCAGCTTGCCGTCTCGTCTTCTGCCTGTGCCGCCCGCTACGGCGCTCCGCAGGCAGTTGTGCACCAAGTTGGGCGCGTTGTTGATGACGGTCAAAAGGCTGAATCCGGACATGCGAATTTACCGATTGCTGACATTCAACGTTGATGCCACGCATGAGTGAAGGTTTAAGGGCGGGATTGTGAAATGCACCGCCAAAAGCCCGCTGTCGAAAAAATTACGTCGTCAAATGAAATTACATCGATGGATGGATGACCCAGTTGGCGATCAGATCCACCGCATCCCTCTCCATTCCAATGAAGCCGTGATAGTGCAACGCCTCGCACGGGTCACCAGATGCGCCATCACCGCCGCTGACCAAGACCGTCTTCTTGATTGGGGAGTTTTTCAGACCACCTGCAATGTCCTTGGCCTCATAGGGGGTGCATACCTTGCAAGCATCGCGTTCGTGATGCAACACCAGCACTGGCACCTTGATTTTGGCCAAGTCTTGCGTAGGCACTGCGCCTTTAACGCGATAGGCCGTCACGGATGAAGTCAAAACGATACCGGCAATGTTTGAACCCGAGTCTCGAATTGCTGCCGCAGTTACAGAGATCGTTCCCATACTTGTACCAATAAGCCAAATCGGAGCAGTGCTTTTAGCCTTGATGGTCCGAAAGATCGCTTGATTATCGAGGTCATGGTCGTCCCCTATACGGGTCAGTCCATCAAGGCTTGATACATCAGTGGCACGACCGACCAAAATCACATTGAATGGACGCACCGAAAATAACTTGGCTGATCGAATCAGAAAATTCATGCTGCTGGGCCAACCATCTGTCCCAATCTTGCCGAATCCCCCTCCACCGCCGGAATACAGCACAACGGTTGCAACTGCGCTCTTATTCCACACTGCGTAAATTGGCACGAATAGCCCACGAGTTTCAACCCGCTCAAGATGACCAACCTGAACTTCATTGGCTCTTGAAAGAGAACTGAAACTAAGTGCCATAAAAAATGCCAGCAGTGCGGATGTAATCTTCATTTTTTTGTTCACTTTATTTCAGCCCAAAGTTGTTGAGCCACATAACCCTCTCTGCTTTGAATGGATTGACTCAAGCACTGCCTTCATCCAGCACCTCGGCTTCCAGGTGGCTGGTGTCGCCCCATCCCACCAGCGTAAAACCCTCGGGGGTCCATAGCAGGCGGTTGATGGCGGCATTGCCCAGGTGCCAGCTGCGTGGTGCCTGCAATTCCTGGCCGGTGGCCAGGCGGTAGAGTTGATCGAGCACACCGCCGTGCGCCACCAACACAATTTGCCCGCCCAGATGTTGCTGTGCCAATGCCGTGGCGGTGCTGGCAATCCGTTCGCGCATGACGCGCAGGGACTCGCCACCGGGCGGGGCCCAGTCGGGCTCGCGTTTGCGCCAGAGCAGCGCGTCTTCGGGCCAAAGGGTGTCGAGTTCGGCGTAGGTTTTGCCCTCAAAGCTGCCAAAGCCGCGTTCGCGCAGACCTTGGTGGGCATGCAGGGGCGCTTGGGTGGTGTCGGCAATGGCTTGGGCGGTTTGCCAGGCGCGCTGCAGGTCGCTGGCGTAAATGGCCTGCACCGCTTCGTCACGCAGCGCGTTGGCCACCTGGCCGGCCTGCCAGAGGCCTTGGGCGTTGAGGGCAATATCGGTATGGCCTTGCAGGCGGGTCTCGGCATTCCAGGCGGTTTCGCCGTGGCGGATGACAATCAGACGGGTGGCCATCATCGGGGAATCTCGATGTTGACCCGCCGAACTCCGGCGGGTGGGTGGGGAAAGTCTTGCAGCGCCGCGTCCAGCATGGCGGACAAAATGGCGGTGCTGTCGCGCCAGATGCCTTCGTGGGTGGCATGACTCTCGAACACCACGGTTTGCGAGGCATCGCGCATGATCAGGCTGACTTGTCGCCAGTAGCTGGGTTG is a window of Rhodoferax lithotrophicus DNA encoding:
- a CDS encoding alpha/beta hydrolase, which codes for MNKKMKITSALLAFFMALSFSSLSRANEVQVGHLERVETRGLFVPIYAVWNKSAVATVVLYSGGGGGFGKIGTDGWPSSMNFLIRSAKLFSVRPFNVILVGRATDVSSLDGLTRIGDDHDLDNQAIFRTIKAKSTAPIWLIGTSMGTISVTAAAIRDSGSNIAGIVLTSSVTAYRVKGAVPTQDLAKIKVPVLVLHHERDACKVCTPYEAKDIAGGLKNSPIKKTVLVSGGDGASGDPCEALHYHGFIGMERDAVDLIANWVIHPSM
- a CDS encoding histidine phosphatase family protein, yielding MMATRLIVIRHGETAWNAETRLQGHTDIALNAQGLWQAGQVANALRDEAVQAIYASDLQRAWQTAQAIADTTQAPLHAHQGLRERGFGSFEGKTYAELDTLWPEDALLWRKREPDWAPPGGESLRVMRERIASTATALAQQHLGGQIVLVAHGGVLDQLYRLATGQELQAPRSWHLGNAAINRLLWTPEGFTLVGWGDTSHLEAEVLDEGSA
- the ruvB gene encoding Holliday junction branch migration DNA helicase RuvB → MSIQTDDFAPAPPKRVVSNTPASPNEEAIERALRPKLLDEYVGQAKAREQLEIFISAAKMRDEALDHVLLFGPPGLGKTTLSHIIAAELGVNLRQTSGPVLEKPKDLAALLTNLEKNDVLFIDEIHRLSPVVEEILYPALEDYKIDIMIGEGPAARSIKLDLQPFTLVGATTRAGMLTNPLRDRFGIVARLEFYTPEELARIVKRSAGLLNVPTNEQGGFEIARRSRGTPRIANRLLRRVRDYADVKGSGEITLDVANRALQMLDVDPQGFDLMDRKLLEAVIHRFDGGPVGLDNIAASIGEERETIEDVIEPYLIQQGYLQRTPRGRIATLAAYRHLGVTPPANQAAVDLFGV